A genomic segment from Polyangium mundeleinium encodes:
- a CDS encoding DUF6891 domain-containing protein: MSDDAGWIFDHVKTLVRAGASKKELFDSVKAMCADPKYDEVAPKVRGYAAKVWNQAEAEERGWKDVSTNDRIDAAFEDLTKRGLFSAQNFTCCSSCGHSEAWGAMSESRARGYVFYHQQDTERGVVGGGLMLAYGAHEEGPAAVEAVGREICDALDRFGVPWTWNGSSDTRIEVEPFEWRKRRASARPPIPLGTRGTVLPRPERGPAEAEDPGGETTEPPPVPAEPPPAVALRHEDGREWSAWTEFNALRIRIKDSDGDIVERKRACRDPRAELDGIVAELRADGFS, translated from the coding sequence ATGTCGGATGACGCTGGCTGGATCTTCGACCACGTGAAAACGCTCGTGCGCGCGGGGGCGTCGAAGAAGGAGCTCTTCGATTCGGTGAAGGCGATGTGCGCCGATCCGAAGTACGACGAGGTCGCCCCGAAGGTGCGGGGCTACGCGGCGAAGGTATGGAACCAGGCCGAGGCCGAGGAGCGCGGGTGGAAGGACGTGAGCACGAACGACCGCATCGACGCGGCCTTCGAGGACCTCACGAAGCGCGGGCTCTTCTCCGCGCAGAACTTCACTTGCTGTAGCTCCTGCGGACACAGCGAGGCCTGGGGAGCGATGTCCGAGAGCCGCGCGCGCGGATACGTGTTTTACCACCAGCAAGACACCGAGCGCGGCGTCGTGGGCGGCGGGCTCATGCTCGCTTATGGAGCGCACGAGGAAGGGCCCGCCGCGGTCGAGGCCGTGGGCCGCGAGATCTGCGACGCGCTCGATCGGTTCGGTGTCCCCTGGACGTGGAACGGGAGCTCCGACACGCGGATCGAGGTCGAGCCGTTCGAATGGCGAAAGCGGCGCGCCTCGGCGCGGCCCCCGATTCCACTCGGCACGCGCGGAACCGTCCTTCCCCGCCCCGAACGTGGCCCCGCCGAGGCCGAGGATCCGGGCGGCGAGACCACCGAGCCCCCGCCCGTTCCCGCCGAACCTCCGCCCGCCGTCGCGCTGCGCCACGAGGACGGCCGCGAATGGTCGGCCTGGACCGAATTCAACGCCCTCCGCATCCGCATCAAGGACAGCGACGGCGACATCGTCGAGCGCAAGCGCGCCTGCCGCGACCCCCGCGCGGAGCTCGACGGGATCGTCGCCGAGCTCCGCGCCGACGGTTTTTCCTGA
- a CDS encoding inositol monophosphatase family protein yields MREIDLQQAAATARAAVEAAAAASLVHFRRGVRVETKPDRTPVTAADRDAEAAIFGVIRARFPDHALLGEETGAHEGADAEARWIVDPLDGTRGFTRGGSFWGPLVALEHRGVVVAGAMALPALGETYWAARGLGAFRRVGGEPPERLAVSGITDLADATLSLGEPRCLLAPPLGERVTRLALSAAQARCYGDLAGCALVLTGRAEAWLEAGVQIWDIAALAVLVEEAGGRFTDFEGRPTVASGHCVASNGKLHERVLAALA; encoded by the coding sequence ATGCGCGAGATCGATCTCCAGCAAGCAGCCGCGACAGCGCGGGCCGCGGTGGAGGCCGCGGCCGCCGCGAGCCTCGTGCACTTCCGGCGCGGCGTCCGGGTGGAGACGAAGCCCGATCGAACGCCCGTCACGGCCGCGGATCGTGACGCCGAGGCGGCCATCTTCGGCGTCATCCGCGCGCGCTTCCCCGATCACGCCCTGCTCGGCGAGGAGACGGGCGCGCACGAAGGCGCGGACGCCGAGGCGCGCTGGATCGTCGATCCGCTCGACGGCACGCGGGGTTTTACGCGCGGCGGTTCGTTCTGGGGGCCGCTCGTGGCCCTCGAGCATCGCGGCGTCGTCGTGGCGGGCGCGATGGCCCTGCCCGCGCTCGGCGAGACGTACTGGGCGGCCCGGGGCCTCGGCGCGTTCCGTCGCGTGGGCGGGGAGCCGCCCGAGCGCCTCGCCGTCTCGGGCATCACGGACCTCGCGGACGCGACGCTCTCCCTTGGCGAACCCCGCTGCTTGCTCGCCCCGCCCCTCGGCGAGCGCGTGACTCGCCTCGCGCTGTCCGCGGCGCAGGCGCGTTGTTACGGGGATCTGGCCGGCTGCGCGCTCGTGCTCACGGGCCGCGCCGAGGCGTGGCTCGAGGCGGGCGTGCAGATATGGGACATCGCCGCGCTCGCCGTCCTCGTCGAGGAGGCGGGCGGGCGGTTCACCGATTTCGAGGGCCGTCCGACCGTCGCCTCGGGCCATTGCGTGGCCTCGAATGGCAAGCTGCACGAGCGCGTCCTCGCCGCGCTCGCCTGA
- a CDS encoding AgmX/PglI C-terminal domain-containing protein gives MEGKQKVALTFALYQNDALVRRETVTQDIVKVGKDPKSHLRVDDELASRMHAVIEVASPEDITLIDLGNEPGTLVNGARVNKVKVKAGDQLQIGGTKILLEKAEPVAVAAGAAKPGANPFASPSANPFSASAAPAAFGGANPFGAAPAASPFGGGDPFGMQNPFAQPKPPAHDEVPHDAPEGSYTYQLVKSGPDVPSDEVESPSASVEVMVLWDQTVLNVAHLTPPRSYYVGEEETKNFKCDYFVPQEKLGTTRAPVVLADRGGAVSVVLLPRAKGTIEIAGQPKMTVQQAIDSGKTQPCAELSGAFQMTLPPGSKARIEVDGLIFQVSTVNAGRVVAGHVQFDTQNYLYHGLSTAVHVGLLAAMAFFMPPMGATDEDGVSDDQKFMIQQFLNAAAEKEQEEKPTEMTAENSADNKEGGTGTKAKGEEGSMGNPTTKASGNRYGVQGPQDNTDPHIARQAALRDAAEFGMIGLLNAGAGGDPNAPTAPWGRDDSLGNDALSARGNMWGDNIGDSFGAGGLGLSGIGEGGGGRGEGIGLGSIGTIGHGAGTGTGQGFGSGHGKLSGSHRTKPPQVRMGATSVSGRLPPEVIQRIVRQNFGRFRLCYENGLRNNPNLQGRVGVRFVIGRDGAVSNVGNGGSDMPDGGVVSCVVRAFYGLSFPQPEGGIVTVVYPIMFSPGG, from the coding sequence ATGGAAGGCAAGCAAAAGGTCGCGCTCACGTTCGCGCTGTACCAGAATGACGCGCTCGTCCGTCGAGAGACGGTGACGCAAGACATCGTCAAGGTCGGAAAGGATCCGAAGAGCCACTTGCGGGTGGACGACGAACTCGCCTCGCGTATGCACGCGGTCATCGAGGTCGCGTCGCCCGAGGACATCACCCTGATCGATCTCGGCAATGAGCCGGGGACGCTCGTCAATGGCGCGCGCGTCAACAAGGTGAAGGTCAAGGCGGGGGATCAGCTCCAGATCGGCGGCACGAAGATCCTGCTGGAAAAGGCCGAGCCCGTGGCCGTCGCCGCCGGCGCGGCGAAGCCCGGGGCAAACCCGTTCGCGTCGCCCTCGGCGAACCCGTTCAGCGCCTCCGCGGCCCCCGCGGCGTTTGGCGGGGCGAACCCGTTTGGCGCGGCGCCCGCGGCGAGCCCGTTCGGCGGCGGCGATCCGTTTGGCATGCAGAACCCGTTCGCGCAGCCGAAGCCGCCCGCGCACGACGAGGTCCCGCACGACGCGCCCGAGGGTTCGTACACGTACCAGCTCGTCAAGAGCGGCCCGGACGTCCCGTCGGACGAGGTCGAGTCGCCGTCCGCGTCGGTCGAGGTGATGGTGCTTTGGGATCAAACGGTCCTGAATGTCGCGCACCTGACGCCGCCGCGCTCGTATTACGTGGGCGAGGAGGAGACGAAGAACTTCAAGTGTGATTACTTCGTCCCGCAGGAAAAACTCGGCACGACGCGCGCGCCCGTGGTGCTCGCGGATCGCGGCGGGGCGGTCTCGGTGGTGCTCCTGCCGCGGGCGAAGGGCACGATCGAAATCGCCGGTCAGCCGAAGATGACGGTGCAGCAGGCGATCGACAGCGGAAAGACGCAGCCGTGCGCGGAGCTCTCGGGCGCATTCCAGATGACGCTGCCGCCCGGTTCGAAGGCGCGGATCGAGGTGGACGGGCTGATTTTCCAGGTGTCGACGGTGAACGCGGGCCGCGTGGTCGCGGGCCACGTGCAATTCGATACGCAGAATTACCTCTATCACGGCCTGTCGACGGCCGTGCACGTGGGCCTGCTCGCCGCGATGGCGTTTTTCATGCCGCCGATGGGCGCGACCGACGAGGACGGGGTCTCGGACGATCAAAAGTTCATGATCCAGCAGTTCCTCAATGCCGCTGCGGAGAAGGAGCAGGAAGAGAAGCCGACCGAGATGACGGCGGAAAACAGCGCCGACAACAAGGAAGGCGGCACGGGCACGAAGGCGAAGGGCGAAGAGGGTTCCATGGGGAACCCGACCACGAAGGCGTCGGGCAACCGATATGGCGTGCAGGGCCCGCAGGACAACACCGATCCGCACATCGCGCGGCAAGCAGCGCTGCGCGACGCGGCCGAGTTCGGCATGATCGGCCTGCTCAATGCGGGCGCCGGCGGCGATCCGAATGCGCCGACGGCTCCGTGGGGCCGCGACGATTCGCTCGGCAATGACGCGCTCTCGGCGCGCGGCAACATGTGGGGCGACAACATCGGCGACTCGTTCGGCGCGGGCGGCCTCGGTTTGTCCGGTATCGGCGAGGGCGGCGGCGGCCGCGGCGAGGGCATCGGCCTCGGCTCGATTGGCACGATCGGGCACGGCGCGGGCACGGGCACGGGCCAGGGCTTCGGCTCGGGTCACGGCAAGCTCTCCGGCTCGCACCGCACGAAGCCCCCGCAGGTGCGCATGGGCGCCACGAGCGTGAGCGGCCGGCTCCCGCCCGAGGTCATCCAGCGCATCGTGCGCCAGAACTTCGGCCGGTTCCGCCTTTGCTACGAGAATGGCCTGCGGAACAACCCGAACCTCCAGGGCCGTGTCGGGGTGCGTTTCGTCATCGGTCGTGACGGCGCGGTGTCGAACGTAGGCAATGGCGGATCGGACATGCCGGACGGCGGCGTGGTGTCGTGCGTGGTCCGCGCCTTCTATGGTCTGTCCTTCCCGCAGCCGGAAGGCGGCATCGTGACGGTCGTGTATCCGATCATGTTCAGCCCCGGCGGCTGA
- a CDS encoding LysR family transcriptional regulator, which translates to MDELADLTAFLTVAREGGFRSAARAAGTSASRMGDAVRRLEARLGVRLLHRTTRSVTPTDAGARLLERIAPALGEVRAALDVVNDFRDRPAGRLRLNVPTVAARLVLPRIVPPFLAKYPDICLEVSAEERLVDVVAEGFDAGIRYEDWLEKDMVAVPIGPRVQRYAAAASPAYLSRRGTPTHPRELLEHDCVRWRFTNGPLHPWEFERDGETIKVDPKGTLIVLFGGGTEFAVEAAVAGSGIIYLFEDWLRPFFDRGELFPVLEPWWLSFPGPFLYYPGRRHLPTPLRAFVDFVKSTQP; encoded by the coding sequence ATGGATGAACTCGCAGACCTCACCGCCTTCCTGACGGTCGCCCGTGAGGGTGGCTTTCGCAGCGCCGCCCGTGCGGCGGGCACGAGCGCGTCCCGCATGGGCGACGCGGTTCGTCGACTGGAAGCCCGGCTCGGGGTTCGGCTGCTCCATCGCACCACCCGCAGCGTCACACCCACCGACGCAGGAGCGCGCCTGCTCGAGCGGATCGCCCCGGCGCTCGGCGAAGTGCGCGCGGCTCTCGACGTGGTCAACGACTTCCGCGATCGCCCCGCAGGTCGTCTGAGGCTCAACGTGCCGACCGTCGCTGCGCGGCTCGTCCTTCCTCGCATCGTGCCGCCCTTCCTCGCGAAGTACCCCGACATCTGTCTCGAGGTGAGCGCAGAGGAGCGCCTCGTCGACGTGGTCGCCGAAGGCTTCGACGCCGGCATCCGCTACGAAGACTGGCTCGAGAAGGACATGGTGGCGGTGCCCATCGGCCCGCGCGTCCAGCGTTACGCCGCAGCCGCGTCGCCCGCGTACCTTTCCCGCCGTGGTACTCCCACACACCCACGTGAGCTGCTCGAACACGATTGCGTGCGGTGGCGCTTCACGAACGGCCCGCTGCATCCGTGGGAGTTCGAACGGGATGGTGAGACCATCAAAGTCGACCCCAAAGGCACGCTGATCGTCCTTTTCGGCGGCGGTACGGAGTTCGCTGTGGAGGCCGCCGTGGCCGGGAGCGGGATCATCTATCTGTTCGAGGATTGGCTACGTCCCTTCTTCGACCGAGGAGAGCTTTTCCCCGTGCTCGAGCCGTGGTGGCTGAGCTTCCCCGGGCCTTTTCTCTACTACCCCGGTCGTCGGCACCTCCCGACGCCGCTGCGGGCCTTCGTGGACTTCGTCAAGTCGACGCAGCCGTGA
- a CDS encoding NAD(P)(+) transhydrogenase (Re/Si-specific) subunit beta yields MRITLVNVAYLIASLLFVLSLRGLSAQQTARRGNLLGTLGMLLAVAVTLGAVVAPDNKALAAGPSDLGLLAASIGVGAVIGAVLAARVAMTSMPELVAVLHSFVGAAAALVGIGSEMNGVRAGGAPDVAHHVEIHAGVFIGAITFTGSVIAFLKLRGTIGSKPLVLPARHALNASLVFACIFLAVAAFRGGEAVRVPYLLASTGVASVLGAHLVLAIGGGDMPVVVSLLNSYSGWAASAAGFMLGNDLLIVTGALVGSSGAILSFIMCKAMNRSIWNVVFAGFGEQGGVVPAAKKGEPAKKVNETNIDGAADLLLGAKNVIVVPGYGMAVAQAQHAVKEITTLLERRGTKARYAIHPVAGRLPGHMNVLLAEANVSYEAVKEMEEINEEFEETDVVVVIGANDIVNPSALDDPGSPIYGMPVLEVWKAGRVIMLKRGMAAGYAGVDNPLCYLDNTLMLFGDAKASVQKLLHAVSARAEQQAA; encoded by the coding sequence ATGCGAATCACCCTCGTGAACGTCGCTTACCTCATCGCGAGCCTCTTGTTCGTGCTGTCCCTCCGCGGGCTCAGCGCGCAACAAACGGCCCGTCGCGGCAACCTCCTCGGCACGCTCGGCATGCTGCTCGCGGTCGCCGTCACGCTCGGCGCCGTCGTGGCGCCGGACAACAAGGCCCTCGCGGCCGGCCCCTCGGATCTCGGCCTTCTCGCCGCGTCGATCGGCGTGGGCGCCGTGATCGGCGCGGTGCTCGCGGCGCGCGTCGCCATGACGAGCATGCCCGAGCTCGTGGCGGTGCTGCACAGCTTCGTCGGCGCGGCCGCGGCGCTCGTGGGCATCGGGAGCGAGATGAACGGCGTGCGCGCCGGCGGGGCGCCGGATGTCGCGCACCACGTGGAGATCCACGCGGGCGTGTTCATCGGCGCCATCACCTTCACCGGCTCGGTCATCGCGTTCCTCAAGCTGCGCGGCACGATCGGATCGAAGCCGCTCGTGCTCCCGGCCCGGCACGCGCTGAACGCGTCCTTGGTGTTCGCGTGTATCTTCCTCGCCGTCGCGGCCTTCCGCGGGGGCGAGGCCGTGCGCGTGCCGTACCTGCTCGCGTCCACGGGCGTCGCGAGCGTGCTCGGCGCGCACCTCGTGCTCGCGATCGGCGGCGGCGACATGCCCGTCGTCGTCTCGCTCCTGAACAGCTACTCGGGCTGGGCGGCGTCCGCGGCGGGCTTCATGCTCGGCAACGATCTGCTCATCGTGACGGGCGCGCTCGTCGGCAGTTCGGGCGCGATCCTGAGCTTCATCATGTGCAAGGCGATGAACCGCTCCATCTGGAACGTGGTCTTCGCGGGCTTCGGCGAGCAGGGCGGCGTGGTGCCGGCGGCGAAGAAGGGCGAGCCGGCGAAAAAGGTGAACGAGACGAACATCGACGGCGCGGCCGATCTGCTGCTCGGGGCGAAGAACGTGATCGTGGTGCCCGGTTACGGCATGGCCGTCGCGCAGGCGCAGCACGCGGTCAAGGAGATCACGACGCTGCTCGAGCGGCGCGGCACGAAGGCGCGTTACGCGATCCACCCCGTCGCAGGCCGCCTCCCCGGGCACATGAACGTGCTGCTCGCCGAGGCGAACGTCTCGTACGAGGCCGTGAAGGAGATGGAGGAGATCAACGAGGAGTTCGAGGAGACCGACGTCGTCGTCGTCATCGGCGCGAACGACATCGTGAACCCGAGCGCGCTCGACGATCCCGGGAGCCCGATCTACGGCATGCCCGTGCTCGAAGTGTGGAAGGCCGGGCGCGTGATCATGCTGAAGCGCGGCATGGCCGCGGGCTACGCGGGCGTCGACAACCCGCTCTGCTACCTCGACAACACACTCATGCTCTTCGGCGACGCCAAGGCGAGCGTGCAGAAGCTGCTCCACGCCGTCTCCGCGCGCGCCGAACAACAAGCGGCCTGA
- a CDS encoding aldo/keto reductase family oxidoreductase: protein MKDLPIADTYRLGSHTVRRLGYGAMQLAGPNAFGPPKDRKAAVAVLREAIALGVDHVDTSDIYGPHVTNEIIREALHPYRDGLVIATKVGAVRGPTGSWEPASSAADIERAVHDNLRHLGLDVLDVVNLRAMFSAAGPAEGSIEAPLTALAELQRRGLVRHIGLSNVTAAQIAEGRKLTEIVCVQNYYNLAHRHDDAVIDELAALGVAYVPFFPLGGFAPLQSSTLSAVAARVGATPMQVALAWLLRRSPNVLLIPGTSSIGHLRENLASASIALSPEDLAELDGLSKHADPRGAGA, encoded by the coding sequence ATGAAAGACCTCCCCATCGCAGACACCTACCGCCTCGGCTCTCACACCGTTCGTCGCCTCGGTTACGGCGCCATGCAGCTCGCCGGCCCCAACGCCTTCGGTCCCCCCAAGGATCGGAAGGCCGCCGTCGCCGTGCTGCGCGAGGCCATCGCTCTGGGCGTCGACCACGTCGACACCAGCGACATCTACGGCCCCCACGTCACGAACGAGATCATCCGCGAGGCGCTGCATCCGTATCGCGACGGCCTCGTCATCGCCACGAAGGTCGGCGCCGTGCGCGGCCCGACGGGGTCGTGGGAGCCCGCGTCCTCCGCCGCCGACATCGAGCGCGCGGTTCACGACAACCTCCGTCACCTCGGCCTGGACGTGCTCGACGTCGTGAACCTTCGCGCGATGTTCAGCGCCGCGGGCCCCGCGGAAGGCTCCATCGAAGCGCCGCTCACGGCCCTCGCCGAGCTCCAGCGACGCGGGCTCGTCCGGCACATCGGCTTGAGCAACGTCACGGCCGCGCAGATCGCGGAGGGACGCAAGCTCACCGAGATCGTGTGCGTGCAGAATTACTACAATCTGGCGCACCGCCACGACGACGCCGTGATCGACGAGCTCGCCGCGCTCGGCGTGGCGTACGTGCCCTTCTTCCCGCTCGGCGGGTTTGCGCCGCTGCAATCGAGCACGCTGAGCGCCGTGGCCGCACGTGTCGGGGCGACGCCGATGCAAGTAGCGCTCGCGTGGCTCTTGCGGCGGTCGCCCAACGTGCTGCTCATTCCCGGCACGTCGTCCATCGGGCATCTGAGGGAGAACCTCGCGAGCGCCTCCATCGCCTTAAGCCCCGAGGATCTGGCCGAGCTCGACGGGCTCTCCAAGCACGCGGACCCTCGAGGGGCAGGCGCCTAG
- a CDS encoding VOC family protein gives MKLGYVILYVQDVERAVAFYERAFGLARRFVHESNQYAEMETGATALAFVTESLAGSHGFSFRASRPSEPAPAVEVAFTTPDVPAAFETAVAAGAQGVSAPVTKPWGQTVAYVRDLDGFLVELCTPMG, from the coding sequence ATGAAGCTCGGATACGTCATTCTCTACGTGCAGGACGTCGAGCGGGCCGTTGCGTTTTACGAGCGGGCCTTTGGGCTCGCGCGGCGGTTCGTCCACGAATCCAACCAATATGCGGAGATGGAGACCGGCGCGACCGCGCTCGCGTTCGTCACGGAATCCCTCGCCGGATCCCACGGCTTTTCGTTCCGCGCGAGCCGACCGAGCGAGCCCGCGCCCGCGGTCGAGGTCGCGTTCACCACGCCCGACGTCCCCGCGGCCTTCGAGACCGCCGTCGCCGCGGGCGCGCAGGGGGTGAGCGCGCCCGTGACGAAGCCGTGGGGGCAGACCGTCGCTTACGTGCGGGATCTCGACGGGTTCCTCGTCGAGTTGTGCACGCCGATGGGGTGA
- a CDS encoding Kelch repeat-containing protein has translation MTVPRRAHTATTLPDGRVLVVGGLDGDSYLATAEVYDPVAAQFVPVGTLSEARAHHIAIRLADGRVLVAGGEHAPGAPLDSAEVFDPASNAWKRVGSMRAPRIDHAAALLADGRVLVAGGHDGARMLALVDVFDPKTGVFHPAAPMSAPRSEFTATALPDGNVLVAAGVGGSARLATAEIYEAGLDRWRQTGPLRARRGGHVAALLADGGVLVAGGIVGIHAVATAERWSPATNAWTSAAPMLETRFGDVALGLPDGRVLVAGGENDNGSTLASVEIYDPEANTWLLAPALGSPRAAMAAALLDDGSVLFTGGWAPPEAWASCEIHLPKPAE, from the coding sequence ATGACGGTGCCGCGGCGCGCGCATACGGCCACCACGCTCCCCGACGGCCGCGTCCTCGTCGTCGGCGGCCTCGACGGGGATTCGTACCTCGCCACCGCCGAGGTGTACGATCCCGTCGCAGCGCAATTCGTTCCCGTTGGAACCTTGTCGGAGGCGCGGGCGCATCACATTGCGATCCGTCTGGCCGATGGCCGCGTGCTCGTCGCCGGCGGCGAGCACGCGCCGGGCGCACCGCTCGACAGCGCGGAGGTCTTTGATCCGGCATCGAATGCGTGGAAGCGTGTCGGCTCGATGCGGGCGCCGCGGATCGACCACGCCGCGGCCCTGCTCGCGGACGGCCGTGTGCTCGTCGCCGGGGGCCACGACGGCGCGCGGATGCTCGCGCTCGTCGACGTGTTCGACCCAAAGACCGGCGTGTTCCATCCCGCCGCGCCGATGTCCGCGCCGCGCTCCGAATTCACGGCCACCGCGCTCCCAGACGGAAACGTCCTCGTCGCCGCGGGCGTCGGTGGTTCGGCGCGGCTCGCGACGGCCGAGATCTACGAAGCCGGCCTCGATCGATGGCGACAAACGGGCCCCTTGCGGGCGCGGCGCGGCGGGCACGTCGCGGCGCTGCTCGCGGACGGCGGCGTCCTCGTCGCGGGCGGGATCGTCGGCATTCACGCGGTGGCGACGGCCGAGCGGTGGAGCCCGGCCACGAATGCGTGGACGAGCGCGGCGCCGATGCTCGAGACGCGCTTCGGGGACGTGGCGCTCGGGCTGCCCGACGGCCGCGTGCTCGTGGCCGGCGGCGAGAATGACAACGGCAGCACGCTCGCCTCGGTCGAGATCTACGATCCCGAAGCGAACACGTGGCTCCTCGCGCCCGCGCTGGGCAGCCCGCGCGCTGCGATGGCGGCGGCGCTGCTCGACGACGGCTCGGTCCTCTTCACGGGCGGATGGGCGCCGCCGGAGGCGTGGGCGAGCTGCGAGATTCACCTCCCCAAGCCGGCGGAATGA
- a CDS encoding SDR family NAD(P)-dependent oxidoreductase has product MPARGMKVLVTGSTDGIGRATAKLLLERGNEVILHGRSSEKVRELAHEFELVTGTRPRHVVADLSSLASVVSMVRALAAELPALDVIINNAGVGPGKKGDAREETEDGYEKRFAVNYLGPVALTELWLSLCQRPPKAILNVTISGQETLDFEDLMSTRGYEGLRAYRRSKLALILWTFDLAQKYPDLAINAVHPGAMLDTKIVRETFGQSWGKPEDGARAIRVVLERTLDEQLTGEYFDVERPARANAQAYDDRARGALRRATEPLLAHVLAAR; this is encoded by the coding sequence ATGCCGGCACGGGGAATGAAGGTGCTCGTCACGGGCTCGACGGACGGTATCGGGCGGGCCACGGCGAAGCTGCTCCTCGAGCGGGGCAACGAGGTGATTCTCCACGGGCGATCCTCCGAGAAGGTGCGCGAGCTGGCGCACGAATTCGAGCTCGTCACGGGCACCCGCCCGCGCCACGTCGTCGCGGATCTGAGCTCGCTCGCTTCGGTTGTGTCGATGGTCCGCGCGCTCGCCGCGGAGCTGCCCGCGCTCGACGTCATCATAAACAACGCGGGCGTGGGGCCGGGCAAGAAGGGCGACGCGCGGGAGGAGACCGAAGACGGGTACGAGAAACGTTTCGCCGTGAACTACCTCGGGCCGGTCGCGCTCACCGAGCTCTGGCTCTCGCTTTGCCAGCGCCCGCCGAAGGCCATCCTCAACGTGACCATCTCGGGGCAGGAGACGCTCGATTTCGAGGATCTCATGAGCACGCGAGGGTACGAGGGGCTGCGCGCCTATCGAAGGAGCAAGCTCGCGCTCATCCTGTGGACCTTCGATCTCGCGCAAAAATACCCCGACCTCGCGATCAACGCGGTGCACCCCGGGGCGATGCTGGACACGAAGATCGTGCGCGAGACGTTCGGCCAGTCCTGGGGCAAGCCGGAGGATGGGGCCCGCGCGATCCGGGTCGTCCTCGAGCGCACGCTCGACGAGCAGCTCACCGGCGAATACTTCGACGTCGAACGGCCCGCGCGCGCCAACGCGCAGGCCTACGACGACCGCGCCCGCGGCGCCCTCCGCCGCGCCACCGAGCCCCTGCTCGCGCACGTCCTCGCGGCGCGCTGA